The following are from one region of the Streptomyces fradiae genome:
- a CDS encoding ABC transporter ATP-binding protein: protein MIRVAPPAHDPAAPRSATTLPVAGAVTVRGYVRELLRRHRRAFAVLVAVNAIAVTASMAGPYLLGSVVDALTAGARELHLERTAALFAVALLAQTVFTRLVRLRGAMLGEEMLADLREDFLVRSVALPPGVLERAGTGDLLSRITTDIDRLANAMREAVPQLVIGVVWAGLLVAGIAVTAPPLALALLLAAPLLITGCRWYFRRAPAAYRSEAAGYAAVAAALAETVDAGRTVEAHRLGRRRVELSDQRVREWTRWERYTLYLRAVLFPVVNLTHTVVLIGVLSIGGTLVFWGRMDVGQLTTGALLAQMLVDPIGIVLRWYDELQVAQVSLARLVGVREIEPAAGEESVRPEGRAVRADEVRFGYREGVDVLHRVSMDVAPGTRLALVGPSGAGKSTLGRLLAGVYAPRAGTVTLGAAELARMPAERVREHVALVNQEHHVFVGSLRDNLLLARAGAGDAELWAALTAVDAEEWARALDAGLDTEVGSGGQALTPAQAQQVALARLVLADPHTLVLDEATSLLDPRAARHLERSLARVLDGRTVVAIAHRLHTAHDADLIAVVEDGRISELGSHDELVAADGAYAALWRSWHG, encoded by the coding sequence GTGATCCGCGTGGCACCGCCCGCCCACGACCCGGCCGCGCCCCGGTCGGCCACCACCCTGCCGGTCGCCGGCGCGGTCACCGTCCGCGGCTACGTACGGGAGCTGCTGCGCCGCCACCGGCGCGCGTTCGCCGTCCTCGTCGCGGTCAACGCGATCGCCGTGACGGCGTCGATGGCCGGCCCGTATCTGCTCGGCTCGGTGGTGGACGCGCTCACCGCCGGGGCCCGGGAGCTCCATCTGGAGCGCACCGCCGCCCTGTTCGCGGTGGCGCTGCTCGCCCAGACGGTGTTCACGCGCCTGGTCCGGCTGCGCGGCGCGATGCTCGGCGAGGAGATGCTCGCCGATCTGCGCGAGGACTTCCTGGTGCGGTCGGTGGCGCTGCCGCCGGGCGTCCTGGAGCGGGCGGGCACCGGCGATCTGCTGTCCCGGATCACCACCGACATCGACCGGCTCGCCAACGCGATGCGCGAGGCGGTGCCGCAGCTCGTCATCGGCGTGGTGTGGGCGGGGCTGCTCGTCGCCGGCATCGCGGTCACGGCGCCGCCGCTCGCGCTCGCGCTGCTGCTCGCCGCGCCGCTGCTGATCACCGGCTGCCGCTGGTACTTCCGGCGCGCGCCCGCCGCGTATCGCTCGGAGGCCGCCGGTTACGCGGCCGTGGCCGCCGCCCTCGCGGAGACCGTGGACGCGGGCCGTACGGTCGAGGCGCACCGGCTCGGCCGGCGCCGGGTCGAGCTGTCGGACCAGCGGGTCCGGGAGTGGACCCGGTGGGAGCGCTACACCCTGTATCTGCGCGCGGTGCTGTTCCCGGTGGTCAACCTCACCCACACCGTGGTGCTCATCGGCGTCCTCTCGATCGGCGGCACCCTCGTCTTCTGGGGCCGGATGGACGTGGGGCAGCTGACCACGGGCGCGCTGCTCGCGCAGATGCTGGTCGACCCGATCGGCATCGTGCTGCGCTGGTACGACGAGCTCCAGGTCGCCCAGGTGTCGCTGGCCCGGCTCGTGGGCGTGCGGGAGATCGAGCCCGCGGCGGGCGAGGAGTCCGTACGGCCCGAGGGACGCGCGGTGCGCGCGGATGAGGTGCGCTTCGGCTATCGGGAGGGCGTGGACGTGCTGCACCGGGTGTCGATGGACGTCGCCCCGGGCACCCGGCTCGCCCTGGTCGGCCCGTCCGGCGCCGGGAAGTCGACCCTCGGCCGGCTGCTCGCCGGGGTGTACGCCCCGCGCGCGGGCACGGTCACCCTGGGCGCGGCCGAGCTGGCCCGGATGCCGGCCGAGCGGGTCCGCGAACACGTCGCCCTGGTCAACCAGGAGCACCATGTCTTCGTGGGCTCGCTCCGGGACAATCTGCTGCTCGCGCGGGCGGGCGCCGGGGACGCCGAGCTGTGGGCGGCGCTCACGGCGGTCGACGCCGAGGAGTGGGCGCGGGCGCTCGACGCGGGCCTGGACACCGAGGTCGGCTCGGGCGGGCAGGCGCTCACCCCGGCCCAGGCCCAGCAGGTGGCGCTCGCCCGGCTCGTCCTGGCCGACCCGCACACCCTGGTCCTGGACGAGGCGACCTCGCTCCTCGACCCGCGTGCGGCCCGGCATCTGGAGCGCTCGCTGGCCCGGGTCCTGGACGGCCGCACGGTCGTGGCGATCGCGCACCGGCTGCACACGGCGCACGACGCCGATCTGATCGCGGTGGTCGAGGACGGCCGGATCAGCGAACTGGGCAGCCACGACGAGCTGGTGGCGGCGGACGGCGCGTACGCGGCGCTGTGGCGCTCCTGGCACGGCTGA
- a CDS encoding acyl-CoA thioesterase, giving the protein MTNPAERLVDLLDLERIEVNIFRGRSPQESLQRVFGGQVAGQALVAAGRTVDDERPVHSLHAYFLRPGRPGVPIVYQVERVRDGRSFTTRRVTAVQEGRTIFNLTASFHLPEEGAFEHQLPPRHLTDPESLPKLPDEIRDHLGTLPEALERMARRQPFDIRYVDRLRWTKDEVTGADPRSAVWMRAVGPLGDDPLVHTCALTYASDMTLLDAVRIPVEPLWGPRGFDMASLDHAMWFHRPFRADEWFLYDQESPIATGGRGLARGRIYDREGRLLVSVVQEGLFRKL; this is encoded by the coding sequence GTGACCAACCCCGCCGAGAGGCTCGTGGATCTGCTCGACCTGGAGCGGATCGAGGTGAACATCTTCCGTGGCCGCAGCCCGCAGGAGTCGCTCCAGCGGGTCTTCGGCGGGCAGGTCGCCGGCCAGGCCCTGGTGGCGGCCGGGCGCACCGTGGACGACGAGCGCCCGGTGCACTCGCTGCACGCCTACTTCCTGCGGCCGGGGCGCCCGGGCGTGCCGATCGTCTACCAGGTCGAGCGGGTGCGCGACGGGCGGTCCTTCACCACCCGCCGGGTGACGGCGGTCCAGGAGGGCCGGACGATCTTCAATCTGACGGCCTCCTTCCACCTCCCGGAGGAGGGCGCCTTCGAGCACCAGCTCCCGCCACGCCACCTCACCGACCCGGAGAGCCTGCCGAAGCTCCCGGACGAGATCCGCGACCATCTGGGCACCCTCCCGGAGGCCCTGGAGCGGATGGCCCGCCGCCAGCCCTTCGACATCCGCTACGTGGACCGGCTGCGCTGGACGAAGGACGAGGTCACCGGCGCGGACCCGCGCAGCGCGGTGTGGATGCGGGCGGTGGGCCCGCTGGGCGACGACCCGCTGGTGCACACCTGCGCGCTCACGTACGCCTCGGACATGACCCTGCTCGACGCGGTCCGGATCCCGGTGGAGCCGCTGTGGGGTCCGCGCGGCTTCGACATGGCGTCCCTGGACCACGCGATGTGGTTCCACCGCCCCTTCCGAGCCGACGAGTGGTTCCTGTACGACCAGGAGTCCCCGATCGCGACCGGCGGGCGCGGCCTTGCGCGCGGCCGGATCTACGACCGCGAGGGGCGGCTGCTGGTGTCGGTCGTGCAGGAGGGGCTGTTCCGGAAGCTCTGA
- a CDS encoding peptide-N4-asparagine amidase — translation MRQRKIMSMIGGLTLAAGLLLAAPAAHADQAPTPPAEFTTDWHDPVTAAPPVAVPGTRSCEVTLAEAQFRDFTPYKGSYAPPKECGTRWNKVVLRLEGKVKGRQYDRLGHLSVGGVEILRTSTPEPSPDGIAWTVEKDVTRYRDVLSRPQPVEMLIGNVVNETYTGVIDVRVTLAFHTAQGPVKPAAGTPDRVLPLTDGTLTTPRNTERVLAEVYATGSGGGCEEFWYLTVPDAAPYSCKATDGPYREVQISVDGQLAGIAAPFPHVWTGGWSNPFLWYVTPAPRAFDVQPVVYDLTPFAAVLNDGRAHRVEVSVAGVPAGQSGWSVPANVLLWQDEGSKVVNGALDRHEAGVPHNSAVYKAGSPDVLEAAGGHTLTVAGHLNTSHGRVSTTVTRTVENTSTHRWGADENPDALTAAWRDDETVTVGRTATRTHRAYTMDGEITIDAGNRLRTVLTIGDRASVDVVRDGRRLSWSRLDDTYTGDAAFTLGVPREQRHAVGTSAERYRTYGSGGCYDRSLKTVQGTLVEDLRRC, via the coding sequence ATGAGACAACGGAAGATCATGAGCATGATCGGCGGCCTCACCCTGGCCGCCGGACTGCTGCTCGCCGCCCCGGCGGCGCACGCGGACCAGGCGCCCACCCCGCCCGCCGAGTTCACCACCGACTGGCACGACCCGGTCACCGCCGCCCCGCCGGTCGCCGTCCCCGGCACCCGCAGCTGCGAAGTCACCCTCGCCGAGGCCCAGTTCCGCGACTTCACGCCGTACAAGGGGAGTTACGCCCCGCCCAAGGAGTGCGGCACCCGCTGGAACAAGGTCGTGCTGCGCCTGGAGGGCAAGGTGAAGGGGCGTCAGTACGACCGCCTCGGCCACCTCAGCGTCGGCGGCGTCGAGATCCTCCGCACCTCCACCCCCGAACCCTCGCCCGACGGCATCGCCTGGACGGTCGAGAAGGACGTCACCCGCTACCGCGACGTCCTCAGCCGCCCCCAGCCCGTCGAGATGCTCATCGGCAACGTCGTCAACGAGACCTACACCGGCGTCATCGACGTCCGCGTCACCCTCGCCTTCCACACCGCCCAGGGCCCGGTGAAGCCCGCCGCCGGCACCCCCGACCGCGTGCTGCCGCTCACCGACGGCACCCTCACCACCCCGCGGAACACCGAACGCGTGCTCGCCGAGGTGTACGCGACCGGCTCGGGCGGCGGCTGCGAGGAGTTCTGGTACCTCACCGTCCCCGACGCGGCGCCCTACTCCTGCAAGGCCACCGACGGCCCGTACCGCGAAGTGCAGATCTCCGTCGACGGGCAGCTCGCCGGCATCGCCGCGCCCTTCCCGCACGTGTGGACCGGCGGCTGGTCCAACCCCTTCCTCTGGTACGTGACGCCCGCCCCGCGCGCCTTCGACGTGCAGCCGGTCGTCTACGACCTCACCCCCTTCGCCGCCGTGCTCAACGACGGGCGCGCCCACCGCGTCGAGGTGTCCGTGGCCGGCGTGCCCGCCGGGCAGAGCGGCTGGAGCGTGCCCGCGAACGTGCTGCTCTGGCAGGACGAGGGCAGCAAGGTCGTCAACGGCGCCCTCGACCGGCACGAGGCCGGAGTCCCGCACAACTCCGCGGTGTACAAGGCCGGTTCGCCGGACGTCCTGGAAGCCGCCGGCGGGCACACGCTCACCGTCGCCGGCCATCTGAACACCTCGCACGGCCGGGTCTCCACCACGGTCACCCGCACCGTGGAGAACACCTCGACGCACCGCTGGGGCGCCGACGAGAACCCCGACGCGCTCACCGCCGCCTGGCGCGACGACGAGACGGTGACGGTCGGCCGGACGGCGACCCGCACCCACCGCGCGTACACGATGGACGGCGAGATCACCATCGACGCCGGCAACCGGCTGCGGACCGTCCTCACCATCGGCGACCGCGCCTCCGTCGACGTCGTCCGCGACGGCCGGCGGCTGTCCTGGTCGCGGCTCGACGACACCTACACCGGCGACGCCGCCTTCACCCTCGGCGTCCCGCGCGAGCAGCGGCACGCGGTCGGCACCAGCGCCGAGCGCTACCGCACTTACGGGTCCGGCGGCTGCTACGACCGGTCCCTGAAGACCGTCCAGGGGACCCTGGTCGAGGACCTGCGGCGCTGCTGA
- a CDS encoding ABC transporter transmembrane domain-containing protein yields MQIKDLPYADPGVPDVRSGFRFLLWLGRRQLGAQLACLFWGLLLQLGIAGLPLGVGLSVQAVVDRDGGRFALGLGLLAGCGLAIAVGDTMVHRVAVTNWITAAARVQQLLARKTAELGSVLTRRVAAGEVVAVSTADVEKIGWFVEAVSRFASAAVALVAVCVGLVLYQPELGPLVALAVPVLALAALPLLPRATRRADEQREKAGRATELASDTVAGLRVLRGIGGEELFLRRYRTASQEVRRAAVRSARMWALIAALQVLLPGLLLVGVVVYGARLALDGQISVGALVTVYGAVALIHHPLRVFEEIAMAYSFSRPSARRAARVLALSRTTTVRAGTSGTDVAVVAVPDGDLYDPVTGVRAPAGAFTAVVCGDPDAAGRLADRLGGHPAEPAEGHASALLGGVALDELPLDTARTAVLVQDKDPVLLSGSLAELLDVPSSGKVPAADALDAARCADVLDALAQASVDTGGDPMRTRITERGRSLSGGQRQRLALARSLVTDPDVLVLDEPTSAVDAHTEARVAAGIKRLRAGRTTVVLASSPLLLDLADRVVLVDDGTAVAVGTHRELLAREPRYRAVVTRETEPEAALDGDRDGGLVPLDALEGESA; encoded by the coding sequence ATGCAGATCAAAGACCTACCGTACGCCGACCCAGGGGTTCCGGACGTCCGCTCGGGCTTCCGCTTCCTCCTCTGGCTCGGCCGGCGCCAGCTGGGCGCACAGCTGGCGTGCCTGTTCTGGGGCCTGCTGCTGCAGCTGGGCATCGCCGGGCTTCCGCTCGGCGTCGGTCTGTCCGTGCAGGCGGTGGTGGACCGCGACGGCGGCCGGTTCGCCCTCGGCCTCGGGCTGCTGGCCGGCTGCGGCCTGGCCATCGCGGTCGGCGACACGATGGTCCACCGGGTGGCCGTGACCAACTGGATCACCGCCGCCGCCCGGGTCCAGCAGCTGCTCGCCCGCAAGACCGCGGAGCTCGGCTCCGTCCTGACCCGCCGGGTCGCGGCGGGCGAGGTCGTGGCGGTCTCCACGGCCGACGTGGAGAAGATCGGCTGGTTCGTCGAGGCGGTGTCCCGCTTCGCGTCCGCCGCCGTCGCCCTGGTCGCGGTCTGCGTCGGCCTCGTGCTGTACCAGCCGGAGCTCGGCCCGCTGGTCGCGCTCGCCGTGCCCGTGCTCGCCCTCGCCGCGCTGCCGCTGCTCCCCCGGGCCACCCGGCGGGCCGACGAGCAGCGCGAGAAGGCCGGGCGGGCCACCGAGCTGGCCTCGGACACGGTCGCCGGGCTCCGGGTGCTGCGCGGCATCGGCGGCGAGGAGCTGTTCCTGCGCCGCTACCGGACCGCCTCCCAGGAGGTGCGCCGGGCCGCGGTGCGCAGCGCCCGGATGTGGGCGCTGATCGCGGCGCTCCAGGTGCTGCTGCCGGGCCTGCTGCTCGTCGGAGTGGTGGTGTACGGGGCGCGGCTCGCGCTCGACGGGCAGATCTCGGTGGGCGCCCTGGTCACCGTCTACGGCGCGGTGGCCCTGATCCATCATCCGCTGCGCGTGTTCGAGGAGATCGCCATGGCGTACTCCTTCTCGCGCCCGTCGGCCCGGCGCGCCGCCCGGGTGCTCGCCCTGTCCCGTACGACGACCGTGCGGGCCGGGACGAGCGGGACGGATGTGGCGGTGGTCGCGGTGCCGGACGGGGATCTGTACGACCCGGTGACGGGGGTACGGGCGCCCGCGGGGGCTTTCACCGCGGTGGTGTGCGGCGACCCGGACGCGGCCGGCCGGCTCGCGGACCGGCTCGGCGGGCATCCGGCGGAGCCGGCGGAGGGGCACGCCTCGGCGCTGCTCGGCGGGGTCGCGCTCGACGAGCTGCCCCTGGACACCGCGCGGACCGCCGTCCTGGTGCAGGACAAGGATCCGGTGCTGCTCTCGGGCAGCCTCGCGGAGCTGCTCGACGTGCCGTCCTCCGGCAAGGTGCCGGCGGCCGACGCGCTGGACGCGGCCCGCTGCGCCGACGTCCTCGACGCGCTCGCGCAGGCCTCCGTGGACACCGGCGGCGACCCGATGCGGACCCGGATCACCGAGCGCGGCCGGTCGCTGTCCGGCGGGCAGCGGCAGCGCCTCGCCCTGGCCCGTTCGCTGGTCACCGACCCGGACGTGCTGGTGCTCGACGAGCCGACCTCGGCGGTCGACGCGCACACCGAGGCGCGGGTGGCGGCCGGGATCAAGCGGCTGCGGGCCGGCCGGACCACCGTGGTCCTGGCCTCCTCGCCGCTGCTGCTCGACCTCGCGGACCGGGTGGTCCTGGTCGACGACGGCACGGCCGTCGCCGTCGGCACCCACCGTGAGCTGCTGGCCCGCGAGCCCCGCTACCGGGCGGTGGTGACCCGCGAGACCGAACCGGAAGCCGCCCTCGACGGGGACCGCGACGGCGGCCTCGTCCCCCTCGACGCACTGGAAGGAGAGAGCGCGTGA
- a CDS encoding carbohydrate kinase family protein has product MRIAVSGSIATDHLMAFPGTFTDQLIAESLDRVSLSFLVDELEIRHGGVAANISYGLGSLGLAPVLVGAAGRDFAAYETRLRKAGVDTDSVLRSADRQTARFVCLTDRAQNQIASFYAGAMAEAPAIDLRRIVERVADIGIVVVSPNDPAAMLRHTAQARTLGIPFAADPSQQLARIGRDAARELVTGARWLFSNEYEASLLRERTGWRQAEILSRVGVWLTTLGARGVRIERAGEPDRTIPAVPPTGAMELEPTGAGDAFRAGFLAATSRGAEAESAARLGCAVASFALEGRGAQGYTLSPDALAERLTATYGTAGTEALTSSSFQSFRNSPSCTTDTSSRPSRS; this is encoded by the coding sequence GTGCGGATAGCGGTCTCGGGCTCCATCGCCACCGACCACCTCATGGCCTTCCCCGGCACCTTCACGGACCAGCTGATCGCGGAGAGCCTGGACCGGGTCTCGCTCTCCTTCCTGGTCGACGAGCTGGAGATCCGGCACGGCGGAGTCGCCGCCAACATCTCGTACGGGCTGGGGAGTCTGGGCCTCGCCCCGGTGCTCGTCGGAGCGGCCGGCCGCGACTTCGCCGCCTACGAGACCCGCCTGCGGAAGGCCGGCGTCGACACGGACTCCGTCCTTCGCTCGGCCGACCGGCAGACCGCCCGCTTCGTCTGTCTGACCGACCGCGCGCAGAACCAGATCGCCTCGTTCTACGCGGGCGCCATGGCGGAGGCGCCCGCCATCGACCTCCGCCGGATCGTCGAGCGGGTCGCGGACATCGGCATCGTGGTGGTCTCGCCGAACGACCCCGCCGCCATGCTGCGCCACACGGCACAGGCCAGGACGCTCGGCATCCCCTTCGCCGCCGACCCCTCCCAGCAGCTCGCCCGGATCGGCCGGGACGCGGCCAGGGAGCTGGTGACCGGCGCGCGGTGGCTCTTCTCCAACGAGTACGAGGCGTCCCTGCTGCGCGAGCGCACCGGCTGGCGGCAGGCCGAGATCCTGTCCCGGGTGGGCGTGTGGCTCACCACCCTGGGTGCGCGGGGTGTGCGCATCGAGCGCGCGGGCGAGCCGGACCGTACCATCCCCGCCGTACCGCCGACGGGGGCCATGGAGCTGGAGCCGACCGGAGCGGGCGACGCCTTCCGGGCCGGCTTCCTGGCCGCGACGAGCCGGGGCGCGGAAGCCGAGTCCGCGGCCCGGCTGGGGTGCGCCGTCGCGTCGTTCGCCCTGGAGGGGCGGGGCGCCCAGGGCTACACCCTTTCGCCGGACGCCCTGGCCGAACGCCTCACCGCCACGTACGGCACGGCGGGAACCGAGGCTCTGACCAGCTCCAGCTTTCAGAGCTTCCGGAACAGCCCCTCCTGCACGACCGACACCAGCAGCCGCCCCTCGCGGTCGTAG
- a CDS encoding metal-dependent hydrolase, with product MMGPAHSLSGAAAWLGIGAAAAAFDHPMPWPVLVVGALICAGAALAPDLDHKAATISRAFGPVSRWLCEIVDKLSYAVYKATRSTADPRRSGGHRTLTHTWVWAVLIGGGCSVAAVTGGRWAVLAILFVHLVLAVEGLLWRAARMSSDVLVWLLGATSAWILAGVLDQPGNGSDWLFTQPGQEYLWLGLPIVLGALVHDIGDALTVSGCPILWPIPVGRKRWYPIGPPKGMRFRAGSWVELKVLMPVFMLLGGVGGASALGVF from the coding sequence ATGATGGGACCGGCGCACTCGCTGTCCGGAGCGGCGGCCTGGCTGGGGATCGGAGCGGCCGCCGCGGCCTTCGACCACCCGATGCCCTGGCCGGTTCTCGTCGTCGGCGCGCTCATCTGCGCGGGCGCGGCCCTCGCACCCGACCTCGACCACAAGGCGGCCACCATCTCGCGGGCCTTCGGACCGGTCTCCCGGTGGCTGTGCGAGATCGTCGACAAGCTGTCGTACGCCGTCTACAAGGCCACCCGCTCCACCGCCGACCCGCGCCGCTCCGGCGGGCACCGCACCCTCACCCACACCTGGGTGTGGGCGGTCCTGATCGGCGGCGGCTGCTCGGTCGCGGCCGTCACCGGCGGCCGCTGGGCGGTCCTCGCGATCCTCTTCGTACACCTGGTCCTCGCCGTGGAAGGCCTGCTGTGGCGGGCCGCGCGGATGTCCAGCGACGTCCTGGTGTGGCTGCTCGGCGCCACCAGCGCCTGGATCCTCGCCGGCGTCCTGGACCAGCCGGGCAACGGCTCGGACTGGCTGTTCACCCAGCCCGGCCAGGAGTACCTGTGGCTGGGCCTGCCGATCGTCCTCGGCGCCCTCGTCCACGACATCGGCGACGCCCTGACCGTCTCCGGCTGCCCGATCCTGTGGCCGATCCCCGTCGGCCGCAAGCGCTGGTACCCGATCGGCCCGCCGAAGGGCATGCGCTTCCGCGCCGGCAGCTGGGTCGAGCTGAAGGTCCTCATGCCGGTCTTCATGCTCCTCGGCGGGGTCGGCGGAGCCTCGGCGCTCGGGGTCTTCTAG
- a CDS encoding DEAD/DEAH box helicase — MIFDPMAGSLIRAESRQDGVVTLIDQLPPTADPDALFEAFSSWAEGRGITLYPAQEEALIEVVSGANVILSTPTGSGKSLVAAGAHFTALANDQVTFYTAPIKALVSEKFFELCKIFGTENVGMLTGDASVNADAPVICCTAEVLASIALRDGKDADIGQVVMDEFHFYAEQDRGWAWQIPILELPQAQFVLMSATLGDVSMFEKDLTRRTGRPTSVVRSATRPVPLSYEYRLTPITDTLTELLQTKQAPVYIVHFTQAQAVERAQSLMSINMCSREEKDAIAEMIGNFRFTTKFGKNLSRYVRHGIGVHHAGMLPKYRRLVEKLAQAGLLKVICGTDTLGVGVNVPIRTVLFTALTKYDGNRVRTLRAREFHQIAGRAGRAGFDTAGFVVAQAPEHVIENEKALAKAGDDPKKRRKVVRKKAPEGFVGWTENSFEKLIAAEPEPLTSRFRVTHTMLLSVIARPGNAFEAMRKLLEDNHEPRRNQLKHIRRAIAIYRSLLDGGVVEQLDTPDAEGRTIRLTVDLQQDFALNQPLSTFALAAFDLLDPESPSYALDMVSVVESTLDDPRQILHAQQNKARGEAVGAMKADGVEYEERMERLQEVTYPKPLEELLWHAYNVYRKSHPWVGDHPVSPKSVIRDMYERALSFTEFTSFYELARTEGIVLRYLASAFKALDHTIPDDLKTEDLQDLIAWLGEMVRQVDSSLLDEWEQLANPELESAEEAQEKADQVKPVTANARAFRVLVRNAMFRRVELAALDNVAELGELDGEAGWDADAWGEAMDGYWDEYDDLGTGPDARGPKLLAIEEDPAHGVWRVRQTFADPNGDHDWGISAEVDLAASDEEGRAVVRVTSVGQL; from the coding sequence GTGATCTTCGATCCGATGGCCGGTTCCCTCATCCGAGCGGAATCCAGGCAAGATGGGGTCGTGACCCTTATCGATCAGCTGCCGCCGACCGCCGACCCCGATGCCCTCTTCGAGGCCTTCTCCTCATGGGCGGAGGGCCGGGGCATCACGCTCTACCCGGCCCAGGAGGAGGCGCTGATCGAGGTGGTCTCCGGGGCCAACGTGATCCTTTCCACCCCCACCGGCTCCGGAAAGTCGCTGGTCGCGGCGGGTGCGCACTTCACGGCCCTGGCCAATGACCAGGTCACCTTCTACACCGCGCCGATCAAGGCGCTGGTGTCGGAGAAGTTCTTCGAGCTGTGCAAGATCTTCGGCACCGAGAACGTCGGCATGCTGACCGGCGACGCGTCCGTGAACGCGGACGCGCCGGTCATCTGCTGCACCGCCGAGGTGCTCGCCTCGATCGCGCTGCGTGACGGCAAGGACGCCGACATCGGCCAGGTCGTCATGGACGAGTTCCACTTCTACGCGGAGCAGGACCGCGGCTGGGCCTGGCAGATCCCGATCCTGGAGCTCCCGCAGGCGCAGTTCGTCCTCATGTCGGCGACGCTCGGCGACGTGTCGATGTTCGAGAAGGACCTGACCCGGCGCACCGGCCGGCCCACCTCGGTGGTCCGCTCGGCGACCCGGCCGGTGCCGCTCTCGTACGAGTACCGGCTCACGCCGATCACCGACACCCTCACCGAGCTCCTGCAGACCAAGCAGGCGCCGGTGTACATCGTCCACTTCACGCAGGCGCAGGCGGTGGAGCGCGCCCAGTCGCTGATGAGCATCAACATGTGCTCGCGCGAGGAGAAGGACGCCATCGCCGAGATGATCGGCAACTTCCGCTTCACCACCAAGTTCGGCAAGAACCTGTCCCGTTACGTCCGGCACGGCATCGGCGTGCACCACGCGGGCATGCTGCCGAAGTACCGGCGTCTGGTGGAGAAGCTGGCGCAGGCGGGCCTGTTGAAGGTCATCTGCGGTACGGACACCCTGGGCGTCGGCGTCAACGTGCCGATCCGCACGGTGCTTTTCACCGCCCTGACCAAGTACGACGGCAACCGGGTGCGCACGCTGCGGGCCCGGGAGTTCCACCAGATCGCGGGCCGGGCCGGCCGGGCCGGTTTCGACACCGCCGGTTTCGTGGTGGCGCAGGCGCCCGAGCACGTCATCGAGAACGAGAAGGCGCTGGCGAAGGCCGGCGACGACCCGAAGAAGCGCCGCAAGGTGGTCCGCAAGAAGGCCCCGGAGGGCTTCGTCGGCTGGACCGAGAACAGCTTCGAGAAGCTGATCGCCGCCGAGCCGGAGCCGCTGACCTCCCGCTTCCGGGTCACCCACACCATGCTGCTCTCGGTGATCGCGCGCCCCGGGAACGCCTTCGAGGCGATGCGCAAGCTCCTGGAGGACAACCACGAGCCGCGCCGCAACCAGCTCAAGCACATCCGCCGGGCCATCGCGATCTACCGCTCGCTGCTTGACGGCGGCGTCGTGGAGCAGCTCGACACCCCGGACGCCGAGGGCCGCACGATCCGGCTGACCGTCGACCTCCAGCAGGACTTCGCGCTCAACCAGCCGCTGTCGACCTTCGCGCTCGCCGCGTTCGACCTGCTCGACCCGGAATCCCCCTCGTACGCCCTCGACATGGTGTCGGTGGTCGAGTCGACCCTCGACGACCCGCGGCAGATCCTGCACGCCCAGCAGAACAAGGCGCGCGGCGAGGCGGTCGGCGCGATGAAGGCCGACGGCGTCGAGTACGAGGAGCGGATGGAGCGGCTCCAGGAGGTCACGTACCCGAAGCCGCTCGAAGAGCTGCTCTGGCACGCGTACAACGTCTACCGGAAGTCGCACCCGTGGGTCGGCGACCACCCGGTGTCGCCGAAGTCGGTCATCCGGGACATGTACGAACGGGCGCTCTCCTTCACGGAGTTCACCTCCTTCTACGAGCTGGCGCGCACCGAGGGCATCGTCCTGCGCTATCTGGCGAGCGCGTTCAAGGCGCTCGACCACACGATCCCGGACGACCTGAAGACCGAGGACCTCCAGGACCTGATCGCCTGGCTGGGCGAGATGGTGCGCCAGGTGGACTCCTCGCTGCTCGACGAGTGGGAGCAGCTGGCCAACCCGGAGCTGGAGTCCGCGGAGGAGGCGCAGGAGAAGGCCGACCAGGTCAAGCCGGTCACCGCGAACGCGCGCGCCTTCCGGGTGCTCGTGCGCAACGCGATGTTCCGGCGGGTGGAGCTGGCGGCGCTCGACAACGTGGCCGAGCTGGGCGAGCTGGACGGCGAGGCCGGCTGGGACGCGGACGCGTGGGGCGAGGCGATGGACGGGTACTGGGACGAGTACGACGACCTCGGTACGGGTCCGGACGCGCGCGGTCCGAAGCTGCTCGCCATCGAGGAGGACCCGGCGCACGGCGTCTGGCGCGTCCGGCAGACCTTCGCCGACCCGAACGGCGACCACGACTGGGGCATCAGCGCGGAGGTGGACCTGGCGGCCTCGGACGAGGAGGGCCGGGCGGTCGTGCGGGTGACGTCGGTCGGCCAGCTGTAG